From one Sphingobacteriales bacterium genomic stretch:
- a CDS encoding alpha-2-macroglobulin family protein, with translation MSILKNILFFLTGFVFLSCNRFYTPENAVRCVLTNFEEEIENNQNLVFTFNKELLKNDSLVDNWLDDDLIKISPNVPGRCKWTSTRELVFSPLEGFPDATDFKISLSDKITKNAVQPYSLLGTIEYNVHTSYLTLINSHSYWRAAKSDASKIELQTDIKFNIPVNPKKAADLIEATINGEKADFKIINSRTSKTLSIVFASPKTTDETARVKVVLKKIGKSMKEEEFTEKSSVPAVQKLALEEPETIHDGVTGSVFIATSQPVSSGKLKEAIQIEPAVNFNVSADDKGILITSEEFSPDDSYEVYVTRNVIGIFGGKLNSDYSEDVSFGEIAPQIKFENTKAGYLGSKGSKNVSILMTQTEKVKVTVYKVFQNNIYAFTNRGSEWGYSDEYDETTNNYTYHDFQYYETSGFGEKLFEKNYKTGDLKDYGHAKLLNIDFEDKLKEFKGIYVVKVEDNDRVWLQDSKIIALSDIGLIVKQDKKSVHVFANSILNTEPLKDIEVTVISTSNQELGKIKTDKTGYATYEIPDAYKDFQLGMITAMSSDSDFNYVLYNNTHVDNTRFDVGGKRLNAANYDAYIYGERSIYRPGEVIHLNTIIRTNDWNLPGEMPVKAKLLLPSGKEFKVFKNVLDTQGAFETTIPLNANAVTGVYSFQVLTGNDVLLASKAIMIEEFMPDRIKVDIKTDKADYKPAEKVQAIFNATNYFGPPAANRNYEVNFSLEKNTFSAKEFEQFNFSVSKYAEYLSVVRNGQTDASGNGVEAFDIPVEYRETGLLKGRILATVFDETGRPVNRVKTFDVFTQDVFFGVQTDKDFFSTKQLIKIPVIALDKKGNPLTTQSAHVQIIRRKWETVLQKSDGQLKYVSQKKEEVIENKYITIRGVSSHYAFTAKESGDYEFRIGGPNSDSYVSYYFYAYGWGDTYSSSFEVNNEGKIDITLDKDKYLVGDKAKVLLKMPFDGKVLVTVERDKVMEHFYLKSDNKSASFNLKLEDNHVPNVYISATLIKPNTNDGMPLTVAYGYAPVVVENPDNKIAIDLQCVSETRSKTKQTIKIKSKPNTEMTIAVVDEGILALNNQKSPDPYAYFYTKRALEVEMYNIYPYLFPEVTSLGGGFDDIGKRVNPLTNKRVKLVSNWSGIISTNTFGNAEYTFDIPQFSGSLRVMAVAWDGKKFGAAEKIIQVADPIVISAGIPRFTAPNDVLTVPVTISNTTKNKSQATISLKAEGVLQTNTANTFTVEIAANSEQQIDAQILTKNATGEGKIIIRVKAFNETFSDTTYLTSRPNATFQKISGTGTISGGQKGTISFASTSSLLSPKRKLIISNSPLVQFGKNLSALVNYPYGCAEQTISAAFPQLYYSDLAKNLNNTTVLNRSAVNNVQAAIDRLQSMQLSNGALSYWQGGGSESWWATIYAAHFLQEAEKAGYSVNQGILSKMYGYLNARLKTKELEFMYYPDGSKKEVVKTEIPYSLYVLALADELKLSNLNYYKSNPELLTQSGRYLIASAFALSGDKKKFYQMLPKGYVSEKTDPAFNGNFYSDFRDMALVLNTLLEADPKNLQINYMAKQVAQQLLNRQYLNTQENVFGFLAMGKIARAANKGNATATVVSNGKTIGAFDGKNELILSGKTLSANSLSINTGGSGKVYYFWEMEGIPTTGSNKEEDNFLEVRRKYLDRNGKEIKAAFFQNDLVAVEIAIRSTNGINVPNVAITDLFPSGFEIENARITEIPQLAWLKPDALPEYKDIRDDRINLIVTATPKITKYHYLCRAVSLGTFSVGPVGADAMYRGEYHSYHGARTITVSRKVNL, from the coding sequence ATGTCTATCCTGAAAAATATCCTGTTCTTTTTAACAGGATTCGTATTCTTATCCTGCAACCGGTTTTATACGCCTGAAAATGCGGTCCGCTGCGTGCTGACCAATTTTGAAGAGGAAATCGAAAACAACCAAAATCTGGTTTTTACATTCAATAAGGAATTACTGAAAAATGATTCGCTGGTAGATAATTGGCTGGACGATGATCTTATAAAAATCTCCCCGAATGTTCCCGGCAGATGCAAATGGACATCCACCCGCGAACTGGTCTTCTCACCACTGGAAGGCTTTCCGGATGCAACGGACTTTAAAATATCGCTCTCCGACAAAATCACCAAAAATGCAGTACAACCATACAGTCTGCTTGGAACCATCGAATATAATGTACATACCTCCTACCTGACACTGATTAACTCTCATTCCTATTGGCGGGCTGCTAAATCAGATGCAAGCAAAATAGAATTACAGACGGATATCAAATTCAATATACCTGTTAATCCCAAAAAAGCCGCAGACCTGATTGAAGCTACAATCAACGGAGAAAAAGCGGATTTTAAAATAATCAATTCACGCACTTCCAAAACATTGTCAATTGTTTTTGCCTCTCCTAAAACCACCGATGAAACCGCCAGGGTAAAAGTGGTGTTAAAGAAAATCGGCAAAAGCATGAAAGAGGAAGAGTTTACTGAAAAGTCTTCGGTACCGGCTGTCCAGAAATTAGCGCTCGAAGAGCCGGAAACCATCCACGACGGCGTCACCGGCAGCGTGTTCATTGCCACTTCACAGCCAGTCTCCTCCGGCAAATTAAAGGAAGCCATACAAATTGAACCGGCTGTCAACTTTAATGTTTCTGCCGATGACAAAGGTATATTAATCACCAGTGAAGAATTTTCACCTGACGATTCGTATGAAGTCTATGTAACCAGAAACGTTATTGGAATCTTCGGCGGCAAACTGAATTCAGATTATTCTGAAGATGTATCCTTCGGTGAAATCGCTCCGCAAATCAAGTTTGAAAATACAAAAGCAGGTTATCTGGGGTCAAAAGGAAGCAAAAATGTTTCCATCCTGATGACACAAACGGAAAAGGTAAAAGTGACCGTCTATAAAGTTTTTCAAAACAATATCTATGCCTTCACAAACAGGGGTTCAGAATGGGGTTATTCGGACGAATACGATGAAACAACCAATAACTATACTTATCACGACTTCCAGTATTATGAGACGTCCGGATTCGGTGAAAAGTTATTTGAAAAGAATTACAAGACCGGCGATTTAAAAGATTACGGTCATGCCAAATTGCTGAACATAGATTTTGAGGATAAGCTGAAAGAGTTCAAGGGGATTTATGTGGTTAAAGTGGAAGACAACGACCGAGTGTGGCTGCAGGATTCTAAGATCATTGCTCTATCAGATATCGGTTTAATTGTGAAACAGGATAAAAAATCAGTTCATGTTTTTGCCAACTCGATCTTAAATACCGAACCGCTGAAAGATATTGAAGTAACCGTCATCAGCACCTCCAATCAGGAACTTGGAAAGATAAAAACAGATAAAACGGGGTACGCCACTTATGAAATACCGGATGCCTACAAAGATTTCCAGCTAGGGATGATTACGGCCATGTCGAGCGACAGCGATTTCAATTATGTATTATACAACAACACGCACGTCGACAACACCCGTTTTGATGTCGGTGGCAAACGGCTGAATGCAGCGAATTATGATGCCTATATTTACGGAGAACGCAGCATATACAGGCCGGGCGAAGTGATTCACCTAAATACCATTATCCGAACCAACGACTGGAACCTGCCGGGTGAGATGCCGGTAAAAGCGAAACTGTTACTGCCATCCGGTAAAGAATTTAAGGTTTTTAAAAATGTACTTGACACACAAGGCGCCTTTGAAACCACCATTCCCCTCAATGCCAATGCGGTAACAGGCGTATATTCCTTTCAGGTTTTAACAGGCAATGATGTATTGCTTGCTTCGAAAGCTATCATGATAGAAGAGTTTATGCCGGACAGAATCAAAGTGGATATCAAAACAGACAAGGCAGACTATAAACCGGCAGAAAAAGTACAAGCTATATTCAATGCTACAAACTATTTTGGACCTCCTGCTGCCAACCGAAATTACGAGGTCAATTTTTCTTTGGAGAAAAACACCTTTTCCGCTAAAGAGTTTGAGCAGTTCAATTTCTCCGTCAGCAAATATGCCGAATATCTTTCCGTTGTCCGAAACGGACAGACGGACGCATCGGGAAATGGTGTGGAAGCATTTGATATTCCCGTCGAATACAGGGAAACCGGATTACTAAAAGGAAGGATACTCGCAACCGTTTTTGATGAAACAGGAAGACCGGTGAACCGCGTTAAAACGTTCGATGTCTTCACCCAGGATGTTTTCTTTGGTGTCCAAACGGATAAAGATTTTTTCAGCACCAAACAACTCATTAAGATTCCTGTAATCGCACTGGATAAAAAAGGTAACCCATTGACCACACAATCCGCGCATGTTCAAATTATCCGAAGAAAATGGGAAACAGTACTGCAGAAATCTGACGGTCAGTTGAAGTATGTCTCTCAGAAAAAAGAAGAGGTCATAGAAAACAAGTACATCACTATCCGCGGCGTCAGCTCTCATTATGCTTTTACCGCTAAAGAAAGCGGTGATTATGAGTTCCGCATCGGCGGGCCGAACAGCGACAGTTACGTATCTTATTATTTTTATGCGTACGGATGGGGCGACACCTACTCCTCTTCCTTTGAAGTCAACAATGAAGGAAAAATCGATATTACGCTGGACAAAGACAAATACCTGGTCGGTGACAAAGCAAAAGTATTGCTCAAAATGCCGTTTGACGGAAAAGTGCTGGTAACGGTGGAACGCGATAAGGTGATGGAACACTTCTACCTGAAATCGGATAATAAGTCCGCATCCTTTAATTTGAAACTGGAAGACAACCACGTTCCAAACGTTTATATATCCGCCACGCTCATTAAACCCAACACGAACGATGGCATGCCGCTGACGGTGGCTTACGGGTATGCTCCGGTCGTGGTGGAAAATCCGGATAATAAGATTGCCATTGATTTACAATGTGTTTCTGAAACACGTTCCAAAACCAAACAAACCATCAAGATAAAATCCAAACCCAACACAGAAATGACGATTGCCGTGGTGGATGAAGGCATCCTGGCATTGAACAATCAAAAGTCACCGGATCCTTATGCTTACTTTTATACCAAACGAGCACTTGAAGTGGAGATGTATAACATCTACCCGTATTTATTTCCGGAAGTCACTTCGCTGGGCGGCGGTTTTGACGATATCGGAAAACGGGTGAACCCGCTCACCAACAAACGGGTGAAACTGGTCTCCAACTGGAGCGGCATCATTAGCACCAATACCTTTGGAAATGCCGAATATACATTTGACATCCCGCAATTCTCCGGCAGCCTGCGCGTCATGGCAGTTGCCTGGGACGGAAAGAAATTCGGTGCCGCGGAAAAAATCATCCAGGTCGCTGACCCGATTGTCATCAGCGCCGGTATCCCAAGATTTACGGCACCAAATGACGTGCTGACCGTTCCGGTAACCATTAGCAATACCACTAAAAATAAATCACAGGCAACCATTTCCCTGAAAGCGGAAGGCGTATTGCAAACAAATACCGCCAATACCTTTACTGTGGAAATAGCCGCCAACAGTGAGCAGCAAATAGACGCACAGATACTCACTAAAAACGCCACCGGCGAAGGAAAAATCATCATCCGTGTGAAAGCATTTAATGAAACCTTTTCAGACACCACTTATCTAACATCCAGACCGAATGCGACCTTCCAGAAAATCTCCGGAACAGGAACGATCAGCGGAGGGCAAAAAGGAACGATCTCTTTCGCATCCACTTCATCTTTGTTATCCCCCAAAAGAAAATTAATCATCAGCAATTCGCCATTGGTGCAGTTCGGTAAAAATCTGAGTGCACTCGTCAACTATCCGTATGGCTGTGCGGAACAGACCATCTCCGCAGCCTTTCCGCAGTTGTATTATTCCGACTTAGCCAAAAACCTAAACAACACGACCGTCCTGAATAGAAGCGCGGTGAACAATGTACAGGCTGCTATCGACAGGCTGCAATCCATGCAGTTATCGAATGGTGCACTTAGTTACTGGCAAGGCGGCGGCAGCGAATCCTGGTGGGCTACCATCTATGCCGCCCATTTCCTGCAGGAAGCGGAGAAAGCAGGCTATTCCGTGAATCAGGGTATCTTATCCAAAATGTATGGCTACCTGAACGCTCGCCTGAAAACAAAGGAACTGGAATTTATGTATTACCCGGACGGCAGTAAAAAAGAGGTCGTAAAAACAGAAATTCCGTATAGTTTATATGTGCTTGCACTGGCAGACGAATTGAAACTGTCGAATCTCAACTATTACAAATCCAACCCGGAACTGCTGACACAAAGCGGCCGCTACCTGATAGCTTCCGCTTTCGCCTTGTCAGGTGACAAGAAGAAATTTTACCAGATGCTGCCGAAAGGCTATGTCAGTGAAAAAACGGATCCCGCCTTTAATGGAAATTTCTACTCCGATTTCCGCGACATGGCATTGGTCTTGAATACACTGCTGGAAGCGGACCCAAAAAATTTACAGATTAATTATATGGCAAAACAGGTGGCACAGCAGCTGTTGAACCGGCAATACCTGAACACGCAGGAAAATGTATTTGGATTTTTAGCAATGGGGAAAATTGCGCGGGCGGCCAACAAAGGAAATGCAACAGCTACGGTCGTCTCCAACGGCAAGACCATCGGTGCATTTGACGGGAAAAATGAACTTATCCTATCCGGTAAAACACTTTCTGCCAACAGCCTGAGCATCAACACCGGTGGCAGCGGCAAAGTGTATTACTTCTGGGAAATGGAAGGCATTCCAACTACAGGCAGCAACAAGGAAGAAGACAATTTCCTGGAAGTGCGCCGTAAATACCTGGACAGAAACGGGAAGGAAATAAAGGCGGCATTCTTCCAGAATGACCTGGTGGCTGTTGAGATTGCGATACGCAGCACGAACGGCATCAACGTGCCGAATGTGGCCATCACCGACCTGTTTCCGTCCGGATTTGAAATTGAGAATGCGCGCATCACAGAGATACCGCAGCTGGCCTGGCTGAAGCCAGACGCACTGCCGGAATACAAGGATATACGGGACGACCGCATCAACCTGATTGTAACCGCAACACCGAAAATAACAAAGTACCATTACCTATGCAGAGCCGTATCCTTAGGAACCTTTAGCGTTGGACCTGTAGGCGCTGATGCCATGTACCGCGGCGAGTACCACTCGTATCATGGTGCAAGGACAATTACAGTGAGCAGGAAGGTAAATCTGTAA
- a CDS encoding DUF4139 domain-containing protein, whose amino-acid sequence MKQLLFMLMLLVSFGLKAIQVNDSKVTDVTVFRNYAKEVRLAAAAIPEGNSEIIISNISTFMDDNTLQIATKGALKILSVSSRVNYLSDKKKSEQVIKLNDSIEFLNDDWSWMKVQTSSYEDELSLLNDNRKLANDKTMFTSAQVKELAELYRVRSIELRKYIFDLNKKQKNIKEKMALIQMQIAELNGNQNTAVKEIVLKVNAKSASQVSFRCSYIVTNAYWTPIYDIRAKNVNESLDLDCRAKVVQNTGYDWKNVKLSLSTANPSANHDRPILYPVFVDFFQPDYYKYQLKSYGSAGQMMEKSMNMMAPASVDIRSKDDEEAYVDGLKAENNNVTILEGDMAVEYAIETLQDVESDNKEHIVGIQEIVMPAVYSYHTVPKLDMTAYLLARVTDWAKYNLLAGEANIFFDDNYVGKSYLNPNVSSDTLLISLGRDEKISVKRIRLNDYSARKIVSSNIRETKAFETTIKNNKNIPIEIEVLDQYPISRNSQIEVSVDDKEGAQVTEEYGKLIWKIKLQPNESRKLKLVYTIKYPKDKKIRETNQ is encoded by the coding sequence ATGAAGCAATTATTATTTATGTTGATGCTACTGGTCTCTTTTGGATTAAAAGCCATCCAAGTCAATGACTCCAAAGTAACGGATGTTACTGTTTTCAGAAACTATGCCAAAGAGGTCAGGCTGGCTGCTGCGGCGATACCCGAGGGGAATTCGGAAATTATAATTTCCAATATTTCCACTTTCATGGATGACAATACCCTGCAGATTGCCACCAAAGGTGCACTTAAGATTCTGTCGGTTTCTTCCAGGGTCAATTATCTGAGTGATAAGAAAAAGTCGGAACAGGTGATAAAGCTAAATGACAGTATTGAATTCCTGAACGATGATTGGAGCTGGATGAAGGTGCAGACGTCTTCTTATGAAGATGAATTGTCATTATTGAATGATAACCGTAAGCTGGCGAATGATAAAACCATGTTCACTTCTGCTCAGGTAAAGGAACTGGCGGAATTGTACCGCGTACGGTCGATAGAATTGAGGAAATATATTTTTGACCTGAACAAGAAACAGAAAAATATTAAGGAAAAAATGGCGCTGATACAAATGCAGATAGCGGAACTGAATGGAAATCAGAATACAGCCGTGAAGGAGATTGTCCTGAAAGTGAATGCCAAATCCGCAAGTCAGGTTTCTTTCAGATGCTCCTATATCGTAACGAATGCCTATTGGACGCCCATTTACGATATCCGTGCAAAAAATGTGAACGAATCCTTAGACCTGGATTGCAGAGCGAAGGTGGTACAAAATACCGGTTATGACTGGAAAAATGTAAAGCTGAGTTTGTCTACTGCCAACCCTTCTGCGAATCATGACAGGCCTATTCTGTATCCTGTTTTTGTCGACTTCTTTCAGCCGGATTATTATAAATATCAACTTAAAAGTTATGGTTCAGCCGGGCAAATGATGGAAAAATCCATGAATATGATGGCTCCGGCAAGTGTGGACATCAGGAGTAAAGATGATGAGGAAGCCTATGTAGACGGACTGAAAGCGGAGAATAACAATGTGACGATTCTGGAAGGTGATATGGCGGTGGAATATGCGATTGAAACATTACAGGATGTGGAAAGCGATAATAAGGAACATATTGTCGGAATACAGGAAATAGTGATGCCGGCAGTCTACAGTTATCATACGGTGCCTAAGCTGGATATGACCGCCTATCTTCTGGCAAGAGTAACGGACTGGGCGAAATATAATCTGCTGGCGGGTGAAGCCAATATATTTTTCGATGATAACTATGTCGGAAAATCATACCTGAATCCCAATGTCAGCAGCGATACATTATTAATCTCATTAGGCCGTGATGAAAAGATAAGTGTGAAACGGATCAGATTAAACGATTACAGTGCCAGGAAAATTGTAAGCAGCAATATCCGGGAAACCAAGGCATTTGAGACGACCATTAAAAATAATAAAAACATTCCGATAGAAATTGAAGTGTTGGATCAGTATCCGATTTCTAGAAATTCACAGATAGAAGTTTCGGTGGATGATAAAGAGGGTGCACAGGTAACTGAAGAGTACGGTAAGTTGATTTGGAAAATTAAGTTACAGCCAAACGAGTCCAGGAAGCTTAAGCTGGTGTACACCATCAAATATCCGAAAGACAAAAAGATAAGAGAAACGAATCAATAA
- a CDS encoding DUF1343 domain-containing protein yields MKKYFALILSFFCMLPALKADDVTVGAARIDQYIPIIQGKSVGLVVNQTSTIGNTHLLDTLISLGIHVQSVFAPEHGFRGTADAGEHVKNGVDPKTNVAIVSLYGDNKKPRPEQLSNIDILIFDIQDVGVRFYTYISTLQYVMEACAEQNKKLIVLDRPNPNGHYVDGPVLDTSQRSFVGMQPIPVVYGMTTGEYAKMLNGEKWLENKLNCSVTIIPCLHYDHKTFYTLPVKPSPNLSNMTAIYLYPSLCFFEGSNSVSVGRGTDKPFQIYGSPQFSKSLFSFMPVSKPGASKPFLQDQPCYGFDLSEIILDTLRKQKFTLKYLLNAYKLSTDKKNFFNTFFQKLAGTKRLSTQIEKGMDEKSIRKTWQPQLSAFKKIRKKYLLYKDFE; encoded by the coding sequence ATGAAGAAATACTTTGCACTTATATTGTCTTTTTTCTGTATGCTTCCGGCATTAAAGGCTGATGATGTAACGGTCGGAGCGGCCCGCATTGATCAATATATACCAATAATCCAAGGTAAATCCGTCGGACTAGTGGTCAATCAGACTTCGACCATCGGCAATACACATCTGCTGGATACCCTAATCAGTCTGGGAATTCACGTTCAGTCGGTTTTTGCACCCGAACACGGATTTCGCGGAACGGCAGATGCAGGTGAGCATGTGAAAAACGGTGTTGACCCCAAAACAAATGTGGCGATTGTATCTCTGTACGGCGATAATAAAAAACCCAGACCCGAACAGTTAAGCAACATTGACATATTAATTTTTGACATTCAGGATGTGGGAGTTCGTTTCTACACTTATATTTCCACTTTGCAGTATGTGATGGAAGCCTGTGCAGAGCAAAATAAGAAACTTATCGTGTTAGACAGGCCGAATCCCAACGGGCATTATGTGGACGGGCCAGTCCTGGACACGTCGCAACGTTCGTTTGTGGGTATGCAACCTATTCCGGTTGTCTATGGCATGACAACAGGTGAATATGCAAAAATGCTGAATGGAGAGAAATGGCTGGAAAATAAGTTAAACTGCAGCGTTACCATTATACCATGTTTACATTACGACCATAAAACATTTTACACACTTCCGGTTAAACCCTCTCCTAACCTCTCTAATATGACAGCCATTTATCTGTATCCAAGCCTTTGTTTTTTTGAAGGCAGTAATTCTGTTAGCGTCGGGCGGGGAACAGATAAACCATTTCAAATCTACGGTTCGCCACAATTCTCAAAATCATTATTCTCCTTTATGCCTGTTTCCAAACCGGGAGCCAGCAAACCATTCCTGCAGGACCAGCCCTGTTATGGATTTGATTTATCTGAAATCATTTTAGATACGTTACGCAAACAGAAATTCACATTAAAGTATTTACTGAACGCGTATAAACTTTCCACAGACAAGAAAAATTTCTTCAATACATTTTTCCAAAAATTAGCCGGTACGAAGAGATTAAGCACACAGATAGAAAAAGGAATGGATGAAAAATCGATTCGTAAAACCTGGCAGCCACAGCTTTCTGCTTTTAAAAAAATCAGAAAAAAATACCTGCTCTACAAGGATTTTGAATAA
- a CDS encoding ABC transporter permease, producing the protein MKLELFIAKRLSLGNKKSFSRFIIRIAILAIALSVAVMIVSSCMVSGFSIEIKKRIFGFWGEIHITNFDNNESLDLQPVKKNEVFLEKLQKSNNVKNVAPFIITPAILKTKTDIEGIALKGVGKTYDWKAISEYMKDGSLPAFTIQEINKEILISKTTAQKLKLKVGDNVIVYFIRSDAPAPIGRKLKVCGIYHTGLEEYDRQYALVDIELLRQLNRWEEEDAAGYEVRLKNMDDMDAFKDSIYYKYIGQSVNAQTMKEINRNIFEWLDLQKVNEYLILGFMVIVAILNMVTALIILILDRTNMIGILKSLGANNSSISKIFIYNAAYIILNGLFWGNLIGIGICLIQHYTGFIQLNEENYYLSVAPVYFNIWAILLINIGTLIICTLVLLLPVQLISRISPMKAIRFS; encoded by the coding sequence TTGAAACTGGAGTTATTTATAGCAAAACGATTGTCCTTAGGGAATAAAAAATCATTTTCAAGGTTTATTATTCGTATTGCCATACTGGCCATCGCGCTGAGTGTGGCGGTGATGATTGTTTCATCCTGTATGGTTTCCGGATTTTCAATTGAAATTAAAAAACGGATTTTCGGTTTCTGGGGTGAGATTCATATCACGAATTTTGATAATAACGAATCATTGGATTTACAGCCTGTCAAAAAGAATGAAGTGTTTTTGGAAAAACTGCAAAAATCCAATAATGTAAAAAATGTGGCTCCTTTTATCATTACACCTGCCATCTTAAAAACCAAAACGGATATAGAAGGTATTGCACTGAAAGGAGTGGGTAAAACATACGATTGGAAAGCCATAAGTGAATATATGAAAGACGGCTCATTGCCCGCTTTCACGATTCAGGAAATCAATAAGGAAATACTGATATCAAAAACTACCGCCCAAAAACTGAAACTGAAAGTGGGGGATAATGTGATTGTATATTTTATCAGAAGTGATGCACCGGCTCCTATTGGCAGAAAATTAAAGGTTTGCGGTATCTATCATACCGGACTGGAAGAATATGACAGGCAATATGCCCTGGTCGATATTGAACTGTTACGCCAGCTTAACCGGTGGGAGGAAGAAGATGCTGCCGGTTATGAGGTAAGGCTGAAAAATATGGACGATATGGACGCTTTTAAGGATTCTATCTATTACAAATACATCGGACAAAGCGTGAACGCACAAACCATGAAAGAAATAAACCGCAATATTTTCGAATGGCTCGATTTGCAGAAAGTCAATGAATACCTGATTCTGGGCTTTATGGTGATCGTTGCCATTCTGAATATGGTGACAGCCTTAATCATTCTCATTCTTGACAGAACCAATATGATTGGTATTTTAAAATCATTAGGTGCCAATAATTCCTCTATCTCCAAAATCTTCATTTACAATGCCGCCTATATCATTCTCAACGGTTTGTTTTGGGGAAACCTGATAGGAATCGGCATTTGCCTTATCCAGCATTACACAGGATTCATCCAACTGAATGAAGAAAATTATTACCTCTCGGTAGCGCCGGTTTATTTTAATATTTGGGCGATATTGCTCATCAATATTGGGACGCTCATTATCTGTACGCTGGTGCTTTTGTTGCCCGTACAATTAATCTCCCGTATTTCGCCCATGAAGGCCATCCGTTTTTCGTAA
- a CDS encoding cytochrome-c peroxidase codes for MILFGICFLMIECKPKKTAKDFAVDGGTDSLQILAKGIFQPLPVQAENPENAITPEKVELGKLLYFDTKLSMKGNNSCNSCHNLSTFGVDNEPTSVGYDGLRGGRNSPTVLNAALNTTQFWDGRAKDVEEQAGMPILNPVEMHIPSKALLEDRLKKDAEYPQLFAAAFPNDKSPVKYENLQKAIGAFERTLLTPSRFDSYLEGKADALTKEEKDGLQLFIKTGCTTCHAGVNLGGTMFQKFGLFGNYWDATKSAKIDSGRITITKQTGDLYMFRVPTLRNIAETHPYFHDGSVADLNTAIKIMGTLQLNKTLTDDEVKSIAAFLKTLSGNLSEAVKKDPFAK; via the coding sequence ATGATCTTATTCGGCATTTGTTTCCTGATGATTGAATGTAAGCCTAAAAAAACCGCCAAAGACTTTGCGGTAGACGGAGGCACTGACTCGCTGCAGATTTTAGCTAAAGGAATATTCCAACCCTTGCCGGTTCAGGCAGAAAATCCGGAAAATGCGATTACTCCGGAAAAAGTGGAATTGGGTAAATTATTGTATTTTGACACCAAACTTTCGATGAAAGGCAATAACAGCTGCAACTCCTGCCATAACCTAAGCACATTTGGTGTAGATAATGAACCCACTTCTGTCGGTTATGACGGTCTGAGAGGTGGCAGAAATTCACCGACCGTTTTAAATGCGGCACTAAATACCACTCAGTTTTGGGATGGCAGAGCAAAAGATGTAGAAGAACAGGCTGGTATGCCGATTTTAAATCCGGTGGAAATGCATATTCCAAGCAAGGCACTCCTGGAAGATCGGTTGAAAAAAGATGCCGAGTATCCGCAATTATTCGCTGCCGCATTTCCGAATGATAAGAGTCCTGTAAAATACGAAAACCTGCAGAAAGCAATCGGTGCCTTTGAACGCACCCTGCTTACACCTTCCAGATTTGACAGCTACCTGGAAGGAAAAGCGGATGCATTGACAAAAGAGGAAAAAGATGGTCTGCAACTTTTTATAAAAACAGGCTGCACCACCTGTCATGCAGGCGTTAATCTCGGCGGAACAATGTTTCAGAAGTTTGGCCTCTTTGGAAATTACTGGGATGCCACCAAGAGCGCTAAAATCGATTCGGGCAGAATTACGATTACCAAACAAACCGGTGATTTGTATATGTTCCGAGTACCTACCTTACGCAATATAGCGGAGACGCATCCGTATTTTCACGACGGAAGTGTTGCAGATCTGAATACAGCAATTAAAATCATGGGTACGTTACAACTCAATAAAACACTTACTGACGACGAAGTAAAAAGCATTGCTGCTTTCCTGAAGACACTCAGCGGCAATTTATCCGAAGCTGTAAAGAAGGATCCTTTTGCAAAATAG